From Neobacillus sp. PS2-9, the proteins below share one genomic window:
- a CDS encoding amino acid permease has protein sequence MKWWQLSLFGVGCTIGTGFFLGSSLAIKMTGPSILIAFIIAAIGTYFVFDALSKMTSKEPLKGGFRSYAKKAYGRWAGFSSGWVYWSSEVLIMGSQMTALSIFSRFWFPKIPLWIFATIYGVLGITVILIGIGLLNKMENILAILKISAILMFVIIAALAIFGVIDGDRPISYPDSQRDIFPHGLKGLWSAVIFAFYAFGGIEILGLMATNLKNPDEAPKAGKVMLFVLTFIYVLSIGLSVLMVPWKEFNSKDSPFVVALDTYHLSFVPHFFNAALIIAGFSTMTASLYGVTSVLMTLGEEGDAPACFSKKGKLKVPLFTLLITMIGITASIVAALVMPDKIYEYITTAASLMLLYNWIFILASSRKILELKVKDKIFYSIGALFILIAVSGTLFHETSRPGFFISLAFLCVIGVITFIMHFKWNKEKKKSKKKVLKPWPTA, from the coding sequence ATGAAATGGTGGCAGCTTTCTCTCTTTGGAGTTGGCTGCACAATTGGTACTGGCTTTTTCCTTGGCTCAAGCTTAGCAATAAAGATGACGGGACCATCCATCTTAATTGCATTTATCATTGCTGCCATTGGAACCTACTTTGTCTTTGATGCACTGTCTAAAATGACATCTAAGGAGCCGCTTAAAGGCGGGTTTAGATCCTATGCCAAAAAAGCCTACGGTCGATGGGCAGGCTTTAGCAGCGGCTGGGTGTATTGGAGTTCAGAAGTACTCATTATGGGAAGCCAAATGACGGCCTTATCGATTTTTTCCCGCTTTTGGTTTCCTAAAATACCTTTATGGATTTTTGCCACCATTTACGGTGTTCTAGGAATAACCGTCATTCTTATTGGAATAGGTCTATTAAATAAGATGGAAAACATTCTTGCCATTTTAAAAATTTCTGCCATCTTAATGTTTGTCATTATTGCAGCTTTAGCTATTTTTGGTGTAATCGACGGTGACCGACCAATTTCTTATCCTGACAGCCAGAGAGATATATTTCCTCATGGGCTTAAAGGTTTATGGTCTGCCGTCATTTTTGCCTTTTACGCATTCGGAGGCATTGAAATTTTAGGATTAATGGCCACCAATTTAAAAAATCCTGATGAGGCACCGAAAGCCGGAAAAGTGATGCTATTTGTGCTCACCTTTATTTATGTCCTTTCGATTGGTCTATCTGTGCTTATGGTTCCATGGAAGGAATTTAATTCGAAAGACAGTCCCTTTGTCGTTGCCTTAGATACATATCACCTTTCGTTTGTGCCTCACTTCTTTAATGCTGCGTTAATTATTGCTGGTTTTTCAACAATGACTGCTTCTCTTTATGGGGTTACAAGTGTCCTTATGACCTTAGGAGAAGAAGGAGATGCGCCAGCATGTTTTTCTAAAAAAGGGAAACTAAAGGTCCCTCTATTTACTTTGCTGATTACCATGATAGGAATTACTGCCTCTATTGTGGCAGCATTGGTGATGCCTGATAAAATTTACGAATATATCACAACAGCAGCAAGCTTAATGCTTCTATATAATTGGATTTTCATTTTAGCTTCCTCAAGAAAAATTTTGGAATTGAAGGTAAAGGATAAAATATTCTATTCAATTGGTGCGCTGTTTATTTTGATTGCCGTATCCGGAACTTTGTTCCATGAGACAAGTAGACCTGGATTTTTTATCAGCTTAGCCTTTTTGTGCGTCATAGGTGTCATCACCTTTATTATGCACTTTAAATGGAATAAAGAAAAAAAGAAGAGTAAAAAGAAAGTGCTTAAGCCGTGGCCAACAGCATAG
- a CDS encoding yteA family sporulation protein, which produces MLSTQQLAELRLQLLQEKNDVEEHLEQNDHLGLERGHFHESMGELSSYDNHPADEGTELYEREKDLALNEHYQLQLRNINHALEAMEKGTYGKCEVCGSEIPVERLEALPNTTYCIEHSPDQIVSHNRPVEEGVLMPDFGKFDMDEKDENVAYDAEDSWQEVAQWGTSETPSDLAFPQDNYQDIYEEANENVGYVEDFENFVGTDMYGKDITVYPNPQHEQYENALDEEGIMTSFGDLPAYEHDPYVDDEK; this is translated from the coding sequence ATGTTATCTACACAGCAGTTAGCTGAGTTGCGTTTACAATTATTGCAGGAAAAGAATGATGTGGAAGAGCATTTAGAACAAAATGATCATCTTGGTTTGGAAAGAGGGCATTTTCATGAGTCGATGGGGGAATTGTCCAGCTATGATAATCACCCTGCTGATGAAGGAACCGAGCTATATGAACGTGAAAAGGATCTTGCATTAAATGAACACTATCAGCTACAGCTTAGAAATATTAATCACGCTCTTGAAGCCATGGAAAAAGGAACCTACGGAAAATGTGAAGTATGTGGTAGTGAGATACCAGTTGAAAGGTTAGAAGCTCTGCCCAATACTACTTATTGTATTGAACATAGTCCGGATCAAATCGTTTCACACAATCGTCCCGTTGAAGAAGGAGTATTAATGCCGGATTTCGGGAAATTTGATATGGATGAAAAGGATGAAAATGTTGCTTATGATGCAGAGGATTCTTGGCAGGAGGTTGCTCAGTGGGGTACTTCTGAAACACCGTCAGATTTAGCCTTCCCACAGGATAATTATCAGGATATATACGAAGAAGCAAACGAAAATGTTGGATATGTAGAAGACTTCGAAAATTTCGTAGGTACTGATATGTATGGAAAGGATATAACGGTTTATCCTAATCCACAGCATGAGCAATACGAAAATGCACTAGATGAAGAGGGAATCATGACCAGTTTCGGCGACTTACCAGCCTATGAACATGATCCGTATGTGGATGACGAAAAATAA
- a CDS encoding YozQ family protein, whose product MEKKSTNNKSAEIAGRVFDTSDYQKGDALSSGLATTHEQVSDTYMEGDIGGVSDDANGQDTDNAEE is encoded by the coding sequence TTGGAAAAAAAGAGTACGAATAACAAAAGTGCAGAAATCGCAGGTCGAGTTTTTGATACAAGCGATTACCAAAAAGGGGATGCCCTTTCATCTGGGCTTGCAACCACACATGAACAAGTGAGCGACACCTATATGGAAGGCGATATTGGTGGCGTTAGTGATGACGCAAATGGTCAGGACACCGATAACGCCGAAGAATAA
- a CDS encoding cation diffusion facilitator family transporter, whose product MEMRETLAKKIAWISVISNIILTVGKIAIGWYGNSDAVFADGIHSAADVFASIIVLLVIKIANKPADLEHPYGHGKAEVIVSGIIGILLFFVAIYVVYEGISGFFHEVESPSLLAMWVALFSYITKIILYRSSLKVAQQHNSKAIEAIAFDHKADIVASIAAAIGVLLSVVGERMDIHFLLYGDKAASIFVAYLIFKIAKEMLMEAFDILLERNINSETLQEYIEVINHFDEVRRIDRIRAREHGHYVLVDLRISIDHFKTIKQGHDLAKTIKQKLMDQFDNIHEVLIHLNPYFPEDK is encoded by the coding sequence ATGGAAATGAGAGAAACCTTGGCTAAAAAAATAGCCTGGATCAGTGTAATCAGCAATATTATTTTAACGGTAGGAAAAATTGCCATCGGGTGGTACGGAAATAGTGATGCCGTCTTTGCTGATGGGATTCATTCTGCTGCCGATGTCTTTGCTTCGATTATTGTCCTTTTGGTGATTAAAATAGCGAATAAACCTGCAGACCTTGAACACCCATACGGACATGGGAAAGCGGAGGTTATTGTTTCAGGAATTATAGGAATCTTACTCTTCTTTGTCGCTATATATGTCGTTTACGAGGGAATCAGCGGCTTTTTTCATGAAGTGGAGTCACCGAGTTTGCTGGCCATGTGGGTTGCTTTATTTTCTTATATTACCAAGATTATTTTATACAGGAGTTCACTTAAGGTTGCACAGCAGCATAATAGTAAGGCCATTGAAGCCATTGCGTTTGACCATAAAGCAGATATTGTGGCATCCATCGCTGCGGCTATCGGGGTCCTACTTTCCGTTGTTGGGGAACGAATGGATATTCACTTCTTACTTTATGGAGATAAGGCAGCAAGCATATTTGTGGCCTACTTAATTTTTAAGATTGCTAAGGAAATGTTGATGGAAGCATTTGATATCTTATTAGAACGAAATATCAATTCAGAAACACTACAGGAATACATTGAAGTGATTAATCATTTTGATGAAGTTAGAAGAATTGACCGCATAAGAGCAAGAGAGCATGGACATTATGTATTGGTTGATTTACGTATCTCCATTGATCATTTCAAAACAATTAAGCAAGGTCATGATCTCGCCAAAACCATTAAACAAAAGCTGATGGATCAATTTGATAACATTCATGAAGTGTTGATTCATTTAAATCCGTATTTTCCAGAAGATAAATAA
- a CDS encoding magnesium transporter CorA family protein — protein MLEIFKSTETKVLEKVDVISKGCWVNMHAPTAEEINRVSSDAQVDVDILKDALDDEERPRIERDDGRVYIIVDFPYIVKDETGYEGYETIPIGIILTDECIITVSLKDTPILEEFKRNRVKEFFTFKKTRFALQILFVISSYYLRYLKQINKKTNEIERVVHQSLKNKELYAFLALEKSLVYFTTSLKSNKVVLDKILRFNYLKMYEEDKDLLEDVIIEKTQAIEMAETYRSILTGMMNAFASIISNNLNIVMKFLTSITIILALPTMVASFYGMNVDIPFQHIRHPYVIPLSISVFFASLTAFIFWKKKYF, from the coding sequence ATGTTAGAAATTTTTAAAAGTACGGAAACAAAAGTCTTGGAAAAAGTTGATGTGATTTCAAAAGGCTGCTGGGTTAATATGCATGCTCCGACAGCAGAAGAAATTAATCGAGTGTCTAGTGATGCTCAAGTCGACGTTGACATCCTAAAAGACGCATTGGATGATGAAGAACGTCCGAGGATTGAACGTGATGACGGCAGAGTATATATCATCGTTGACTTTCCGTATATCGTAAAGGATGAAACAGGCTATGAAGGGTATGAGACCATCCCAATTGGCATTATCCTAACGGATGAATGTATTATCACTGTTTCATTGAAGGATACACCGATTTTAGAGGAATTTAAGAGAAACAGAGTTAAAGAGTTTTTTACCTTTAAGAAGACCCGCTTCGCTCTGCAAATCTTGTTTGTTATTTCATCGTATTATCTTCGGTACCTAAAACAAATCAACAAGAAAACTAATGAAATTGAACGAGTCGTTCACCAGTCATTGAAGAATAAAGAACTATATGCTTTTCTAGCTTTAGAAAAAAGTTTGGTGTACTTTACGACTTCATTAAAATCTAATAAGGTCGTTCTTGATAAAATTTTGCGCTTTAATTACCTAAAAATGTATGAAGAAGACAAGGATTTGTTGGAAGACGTCATTATTGAAAAAACACAGGCAATAGAAATGGCTGAAACTTACCGTTCGATCTTAACCGGGATGATGAACGCTTTTGCCTCCATTATTTCAAATAACTTGAATATCGTGATGAAGTTCTTAACGTCCATAACGATTATTTTAGCCCTGCCCACGATGGTAGCAAGCTTTTATGGAATGAACGTAGACATTCCGTTTCAACATATTCGTCACCCGTATGTCATTCCACTTTCTATCTCGGTCTTTTTTGCTAGCTTAACTGCATTTATATTTTGGAAAAAGAAATATTTTTAG
- a CDS encoding S8 family serine peptidase gives MKRKKVLGATVMSVVMGISMFATGAFGQQTNGKESYRVLIQGPASEKSKAKANYGVRWDFNSKGFTTTVNAQQYEALLHNKNLTIEKVSEVNVGTMREEAAAKPGGTTGAVPSDRTPWGIQAIYNDSAIAATSGGSGITVAVLDTGVNKNHADLASNVKQCQDFSQTKVSWVDGTCTDGNGHGTHVSGTVLANGGSTGKGIYGVAPEANLWSYKVLNDRGSGYSDDIAAAINKVADEAVRTGSKVIISMSLGSSSKDSLISNAVDYAYSKGVLVVAAAGNDGPGDNTIGYPGALVNAVAVAALENVQENGTYRVADFSSRGNPATDGDYVIQERDVEVSAPGRAIESTWKDGGYNTISGTSMATPHVSGLAAKIWAANPSWSASQLRAELQNRAKAYDIKGGTGATTGDDYASGFGFPRVK, from the coding sequence ATGAAGAGAAAGAAAGTTCTTGGGGCTACGGTAATGAGTGTGGTAATGGGGATTTCAATGTTCGCAACCGGTGCATTTGGTCAGCAAACAAATGGTAAGGAATCTTATCGAGTATTAATTCAAGGACCTGCCTCCGAAAAGTCAAAAGCAAAGGCAAATTATGGAGTTCGCTGGGACTTTAACAGTAAAGGGTTTACAACAACAGTCAATGCACAGCAATACGAGGCGCTTTTACACAACAAAAACTTAACGATTGAAAAAGTTTCTGAGGTAAACGTAGGAACCATGAGAGAAGAAGCAGCAGCCAAACCAGGTGGAACAACAGGTGCAGTGCCTAGTGATCGAACACCATGGGGAATTCAAGCGATCTATAATGATTCTGCCATCGCGGCTACATCCGGAGGAAGTGGCATCACGGTAGCGGTCTTAGATACAGGTGTAAATAAAAACCATGCTGATTTAGCTAGCAACGTAAAACAATGTCAAGACTTTTCACAAACAAAAGTTTCATGGGTAGATGGGACCTGTACAGATGGTAACGGACATGGAACACATGTATCTGGTACGGTGCTTGCTAACGGCGGAAGCACAGGTAAGGGAATTTACGGTGTGGCTCCAGAAGCAAACCTATGGTCCTATAAAGTATTGAACGATCGTGGCAGCGGCTATTCTGATGATATTGCTGCAGCCATAAATAAAGTAGCAGATGAAGCGGTACGGACGGGTTCAAAAGTCATTATTTCGATGTCACTGGGGTCAAGCTCGAAGGATTCGCTAATTTCTAATGCGGTTGATTATGCATATAGTAAAGGTGTACTTGTTGTCGCCGCTGCAGGAAATGACGGCCCTGGAGACAATACGATTGGTTACCCAGGTGCGTTAGTCAATGCAGTAGCCGTAGCTGCATTAGAGAATGTACAGGAAAATGGTACGTATCGTGTGGCAGATTTCTCATCCAGAGGAAATCCAGCAACTGATGGTGACTATGTAATCCAAGAACGTGATGTAGAGGTATCTGCACCAGGCAGAGCGATTGAGTCAACCTGGAAGGATGGTGGATATAACACCATTAGTGGAACATCGATGGCTACTCCTCACGTCTCTGGTCTTGCTGCAAAGATTTGGGCAGCGAACCCATCTTGGTCAGCGAGCCAGCTACGCGCAGAACTGCAAAACAGAGCGAAAGCGTATGATATTAAAGGTGGAACAGGTGCTACTACTGGCGATGATTATGCCTCAGGTTTCGGCTTCCCTAGAGTAAAATAA
- a CDS encoding helix-turn-helix domain-containing protein — protein MEFGALIKFYRTQRGITQAELAKGICSVPHLSKIENNSKEANEETISLLLERLEISLEEIEEKEDQIKILLREFAEKINFYLKDKIDETFQQLKEIEHIIPFSKYIYVWELYKFRYLIFKGLVAEAESQKDLLYKQKKNFSQHEDYLFRYYNAVFLMWKGQYKNADDILEALHAENGNETTDGEFLYHRALIKSSLEQSGHAIHFGKMALQIFMNQHNFYRILHTLMLLGINYTHSNIYEEAQGCFQHLIRNAELLKEERMLPQIYHNMGYLQNKMKNVKGALYYYEKSLDLQPNFNQHYLVTLYSIGELNYHLQSVEKARECFQEVHSLAKDLGVKKYRLLADFYLFLLVSPSKGFKYLETKVIPYFEEANEHIDDLTSFYKMLADYYQGKGMIMEAVNYLNKIT, from the coding sequence ATGGAATTCGGGGCATTAATTAAATTTTATCGAACTCAAAGAGGAATCACTCAAGCAGAGCTTGCAAAAGGGATTTGCTCTGTCCCGCATTTGAGCAAAATTGAGAATAACTCCAAAGAAGCGAATGAGGAAACGATTTCTCTATTATTGGAGCGGCTAGAAATAAGTTTGGAAGAGATAGAGGAGAAAGAAGATCAAATCAAAATCTTACTTCGAGAATTTGCAGAAAAGATTAATTTTTACCTAAAGGATAAAATTGATGAAACCTTCCAACAGTTAAAAGAGATAGAGCATATCATACCTTTCTCCAAGTATATTTATGTCTGGGAATTATATAAATTTAGATACTTAATATTTAAAGGTTTAGTCGCTGAAGCTGAAAGTCAAAAGGATCTATTATACAAGCAGAAGAAGAATTTTTCCCAACATGAAGACTATTTATTTAGATACTATAATGCTGTATTTTTAATGTGGAAGGGTCAATATAAAAATGCAGATGATATCCTGGAAGCCTTGCATGCAGAAAATGGTAATGAAACGACAGATGGAGAATTTCTTTATCACCGTGCCTTGATAAAAAGTTCCCTTGAGCAGTCAGGTCATGCTATCCATTTTGGGAAAATGGCTTTGCAGATCTTTATGAATCAGCATAACTTTTATAGAATTCTTCATACGTTGATGCTTCTAGGGATCAATTATACACACTCCAATATTTATGAAGAAGCCCAAGGATGCTTTCAACATTTGATACGTAATGCTGAGTTATTAAAGGAAGAAAGGATGCTTCCGCAAATCTATCATAATATGGGCTATTTGCAAAATAAAATGAAAAATGTAAAGGGTGCATTGTATTACTACGAAAAAAGTCTCGACCTGCAACCTAATTTTAATCAACACTATCTAGTAACCTTATATTCCATAGGAGAACTTAACTATCATCTTCAATCAGTTGAGAAGGCTAGAGAATGTTTTCAAGAAGTACATTCATTGGCAAAGGATTTAGGTGTGAAAAAATATAGGCTTCTAGCAGATTTTTATTTATTCCTTTTGGTTTCTCCATCAAAAGGGTTTAAATATTTAGAAACAAAAGTAATCCCTTATTTTGAAGAAGCAAATGAACATATTGATGACCTTACCAGTTTTTATAAAATGCTTGCTGATTATTACCAAGGTAAGGGAATGATTATGGAAGCTGTGAATTATTTAAATAAAATTACTTAG
- a CDS encoding cytosolic protein, which produces MKSFIVSFHQEDNVDSMQIQKLSQEEFGKATEGGTRHLFELDTNIGLFVFFDGADKDGNLSYMVLQYEEENEEPSACYSFQLKDFYEFMALYLNDIDYEEVEGEEQEEQEYGAMQHLAHLIFHIVEEGRDLKV; this is translated from the coding sequence ATGAAATCATTTATTGTTAGTTTTCATCAAGAAGATAACGTGGATTCAATGCAAATCCAAAAGCTTAGTCAAGAGGAGTTTGGGAAGGCTACGGAGGGTGGAACAAGGCATTTATTTGAACTCGACACAAACATTGGGCTCTTTGTATTTTTTGATGGAGCAGATAAAGATGGAAATCTATCCTATATGGTGCTGCAGTATGAAGAAGAAAATGAAGAGCCTTCTGCCTGCTATTCTTTCCAGCTGAAGGACTTCTACGAATTTATGGCGCTGTACCTAAATGACATTGATTACGAGGAAGTTGAAGGGGAGGAGCAAGAGGAGCAAGAATACGGGGCCATGCAGCACCTAGCTCATTTAATCTTCCATATCGTTGAAGAGGGTAGAGATTTGAAGGTTTAG
- a CDS encoding nuclease-related domain-containing protein codes for MIIKERSIPLKLLILQALLRSLLLSHEKYQQISEEVGRRSAGYQGEKSLDYYYRSLPQQKYMILHDLNLPDGDYNCQIDTFLLTPEFGLIIDVKNMAGKLTFDTDNEQFIQNNNDKEKGYDYPIAQAERHRKYIQELLRAHHFPPVPIEYLVVISNSYASYIITGKNSYKVKPRICKADVMLNRIEQLEKTFTEPILNKKDLRKLGRLLLKMNTPPTIQILKKYGIQKSDLLTGVHCPFCKHLHLIRKKQQWYCTSCDTYSKDAHIQALMDYFLLVDLKITNMEFREFVRLSSIHIAGRLLLSANLDYTGKNKKRVYFMKDFPT; via the coding sequence TTGATTATAAAAGAAAGGTCTATACCATTAAAGTTACTCATCTTACAGGCTTTATTGCGTAGTCTCCTTTTAAGCCACGAAAAATATCAGCAAATTTCAGAAGAAGTAGGAAGGCGCTCTGCTGGCTATCAAGGCGAGAAGTCTCTTGACTACTATTATCGGTCGCTTCCACAACAAAAGTACATGATCCTCCACGATTTAAACCTTCCTGACGGTGATTACAACTGTCAAATTGACACTTTTCTATTAACTCCGGAATTCGGCCTAATTATTGATGTGAAAAATATGGCTGGGAAATTAACCTTCGATACTGATAACGAACAGTTTATCCAAAATAACAATGATAAAGAAAAAGGTTACGATTATCCGATTGCGCAAGCAGAACGGCACAGAAAATATATTCAAGAACTGCTTCGGGCTCATCACTTCCCACCTGTTCCAATCGAGTATTTAGTTGTCATCAGTAACAGTTACGCTTCCTACATCATTACAGGGAAAAATTCGTATAAAGTGAAACCTCGAATTTGTAAAGCTGATGTCATGCTAAATCGGATTGAACAATTGGAAAAAACGTTTACCGAACCCATCCTCAATAAAAAAGATCTCCGTAAGCTTGGCAGACTCCTACTGAAAATGAATACTCCACCTACTATTCAAATACTAAAAAAATATGGTATTCAAAAGTCTGATTTGTTAACCGGTGTCCACTGTCCTTTCTGCAAGCATCTGCATCTTATACGTAAAAAACAGCAGTGGTACTGCACCTCTTGCGATACCTATTCAAAAGACGCACACATTCAAGCACTTATGGACTATTTTTTACTAGTTGATTTGAAGATCACTAATATGGAGTTTCGTGAGTTTGTTCGTTTAAGCTCCATTCATATTGCTGGTAGATTATTGCTTTCCGCAAATTTAGACTATACGGGGAAAAATAAAAAACGAGTCTACTTTATGAAGGATTTTCCTACTTAA
- a CDS encoding pirin family protein, whose translation MTSIQQRGIERIWTVEHRQNSPIHIAGMVLDPNKMKESDPFLFLAEDWFKKGTFDFHPHRGIETVTYVIEGKLEHQDNKAGKGELEPGDVQWMTAGRGVIHIEDPAEEETVHSLQLWVNLPREHKMAEPRYQNLRAKDMPVRKEDGALIRIFSGSSGGIQSDTKNYVPVTMVEINVEPGAMVTQDLPGDYNGFMYILEGKGLFGKNQTEAEKGHVLLLEKAETGQASEISIKSVENLRVLLYAGRPLNEPIVARGPFVMNTEEEIRQAYRDYMAGKFAE comes from the coding sequence ATGACTTCTATTCAACAAAGGGGTATCGAACGGATTTGGACGGTGGAACATCGCCAGAATAGTCCAATTCATATAGCAGGAATGGTGTTAGATCCTAACAAAATGAAAGAATCAGATCCTTTTCTTTTTTTAGCAGAGGATTGGTTTAAAAAAGGAACATTTGACTTCCACCCGCACCGCGGCATCGAGACCGTTACCTATGTGATCGAAGGGAAACTCGAGCATCAAGATAATAAAGCCGGTAAAGGGGAGCTGGAACCGGGTGATGTTCAATGGATGACGGCCGGCAGAGGTGTCATTCACATTGAGGACCCAGCCGAAGAGGAGACTGTTCACTCTTTGCAGCTATGGGTGAACCTGCCGCGTGAACATAAAATGGCAGAACCACGCTATCAAAATCTTCGTGCGAAAGACATGCCGGTCCGTAAAGAAGACGGAGCCTTAATCAGGATTTTCTCTGGTTCTTCAGGTGGCATTCAGTCTGATACGAAAAACTATGTTCCAGTAACAATGGTTGAAATCAACGTCGAACCGGGTGCAATGGTTACACAGGACCTGCCGGGTGATTACAACGGCTTCATGTATATTTTAGAAGGAAAAGGACTTTTCGGAAAAAATCAGACAGAGGCTGAAAAAGGGCATGTTCTTTTGCTAGAGAAAGCAGAGACGGGACAAGCTAGCGAAATCTCTATAAAGTCAGTGGAAAACCTCCGAGTCTTGTTATATGCAGGTAGACCTCTAAATGAACCAATAGTAGCCAGAGGACCGTTTGTCATGAATACCGAAGAAGAAATTCGCCAGGCATACCGCGATTACATGGCCGGCAAATTCGCAGAATAA
- a CDS encoding MDR family MFS transporter, whose amino-acid sequence MIKKDNNLKFVVTGLLLAILMAAMDNTIVATAMGTIVSDLGGFDKFIWVTSAYMVAVMAGMPIFGKLSDMYGRKRFFIFGLVVFLIGSALCGIAQSIVQLSIYRAIQGIGGGALMPIAFTIVFDIFPPENRGKMTGLLGAVFGASSVLGPLLGAYITDYISWHWVFYVNVPIGIVSIILIVRYYHESLQHSKQKIDYLGAITLVISVVSLMFALELGGKEYEWDSVQIIGLFSSFFVFFIAFFIAEFKAEEPILPLWLFKRRLFATSQILSFLYGGTFIILTVFIPIFVQAVYGGSAKNAGLILTPMMLGSVAGSSIGGIFLAKTSYRNLMFISIVSYLLGMYFLGTMTIDTARYLLTIYMILVGFGVGFSFSLLPTASMHNLEPQYRGTANSTNSFLRSFGMTLGVTIYGTLQTNMFTEQLKEAFKGMQGAGNFKMGDPRQIFQPEQRSKIPDFVLDKIVHAMSNSITHTFLLTLIPITIAAVTIFFMGNARVVVSKKPAKG is encoded by the coding sequence TTGATTAAAAAAGACAATAATCTTAAGTTCGTTGTCACAGGCTTGTTACTAGCCATCTTGATGGCAGCCATGGACAATACCATTGTCGCAACAGCCATGGGTACGATTGTTTCTGACCTTGGCGGTTTTGACAAATTTATTTGGGTAACTTCTGCTTACATGGTAGCAGTTATGGCCGGGATGCCAATCTTTGGAAAACTCTCCGATATGTATGGACGGAAACGCTTCTTTATTTTCGGATTGGTTGTATTCCTTATTGGCTCTGCCCTTTGCGGAATTGCTCAGTCGATTGTTCAGTTAAGTATTTACCGGGCCATTCAGGGGATTGGTGGCGGCGCCTTGATGCCAATTGCTTTTACCATCGTATTTGATATCTTCCCCCCAGAAAATCGTGGAAAAATGACAGGTCTTCTTGGAGCAGTATTTGGTGCCTCCAGTGTCCTTGGACCATTGCTAGGTGCGTATATAACTGATTATATCAGCTGGCACTGGGTGTTTTACGTCAATGTTCCGATTGGTATTGTTTCGATTATTTTAATTGTTCGTTATTATCATGAATCCTTACAGCACTCTAAGCAAAAAATCGACTATCTTGGAGCAATTACGCTTGTCATTTCCGTAGTTAGCTTGATGTTTGCTCTTGAGTTGGGCGGCAAAGAATACGAATGGGACTCTGTTCAAATCATTGGATTATTTTCAAGTTTCTTTGTTTTCTTTATTGCCTTTTTCATTGCAGAATTTAAGGCAGAAGAACCGATTCTACCACTGTGGCTTTTTAAAAGACGTTTGTTTGCGACATCCCAGATCCTATCCTTTTTATATGGTGGGACGTTTATCATTCTGACTGTCTTTATTCCTATCTTCGTGCAGGCTGTTTATGGCGGCTCAGCTAAAAATGCAGGGTTGATCTTAACACCTATGATGTTAGGGTCCGTTGCGGGAAGTTCCATAGGAGGTATTTTCTTAGCAAAGACCTCTTATCGTAACCTGATGTTTATCTCAATTGTATCTTATTTACTCGGTATGTACTTCCTTGGAACGATGACGATAGACACGGCTCGCTACTTACTAACGATCTATATGATTCTTGTTGGATTTGGGGTAGGGTTTTCATTCTCATTGTTGCCAACGGCGTCGATGCACAACTTGGAACCACAGTATCGCGGAACGGCTAACTCTACTAACTCGTTTTTACGTTCGTTTGGGATGACCCTTGGCGTGACCATTTATGGAACGCTGCAAACGAATATGTTTACAGAACAGTTAAAGGAAGCATTTAAAGGGATGCAGGGTGCGGGGAATTTCAAAATGGGTGATCCTCGGCAAATTTTCCAACCAGAACAACGCTCAAAGATTCCTGATTTTGTTTTAGATAAAATCGTTCACGCGATGTCTAATTCCATTACACATACCTTTTTGCTTACGCTGATTCCGATTACAATTGCAGCTGTTACTATCTTTTTTATGGGCAATGCTCGTGTAGTAGTGAGTAAGAAGCCTGCTAAAGGGTAA